In the genome of Candidatus Acidulodesulfobacterium acidiphilum, one region contains:
- a CDS encoding NADP-dependent isocitrate dehydrogenase, whose protein sequence is MKNENVFLWDGKINIPKDGKFITLKSDHSLEVPNNPIIPFISGDGIGPEITPVMLNVVNAAMKKAYGDSKKIYWVEAVAGDKAESNGLERMPAETLEILKRSVVSIKGPLGTPVGKPGKSLNSILRQSMDFYSAIRPVYYLGQPTPIPDPERVDVTIFRENSDDVYMAIEYMAGCEGAKKVRNFFIKEMGVKEDAIPEDAGITIKPMSEFKTKRHVKKAFRYAIDNGKKSIAVAGKGNIMKATEGAFLNWAFEVAKEDEFKDKISTEAGATGKIKLSKVITDQMLMQLVLNPNAYDVIITQNLNGDYISDLASALVGGPGFVPSGNIGDGYALFESTHGVGMDIAGKGIANPLSITLSGAMMLEYIGFNEAAKLVYDAVKRTIYQGNGTRDIYTGFEKLDKKAVELSTVEFGQHIIKEI, encoded by the coding sequence ATGAAAAACGAAAACGTTTTTTTATGGGACGGTAAAATAAACATACCTAAAGACGGCAAATTTATAACATTAAAAAGCGACCATAGCTTAGAAGTGCCTAATAATCCTATAATACCTTTTATAAGCGGAGACGGCATAGGTCCGGAGATTACTCCCGTAATGCTTAACGTAGTAAATGCCGCAATGAAAAAAGCTTACGGAGATTCAAAAAAAATATACTGGGTAGAAGCAGTCGCAGGAGACAAAGCAGAATCTAACGGTTTGGAAAGAATGCCCGCGGAGACTTTAGAAATACTTAAACGCAGCGTGGTTTCCATAAAAGGTCCGCTCGGAACTCCGGTAGGCAAACCCGGAAAATCTTTAAATTCGATATTAAGGCAGTCTATGGATTTTTATTCTGCTATCAGGCCTGTTTATTATCTCGGTCAGCCTACGCCTATTCCCGACCCTGAAAGAGTGGACGTTACTATTTTCAGGGAAAATTCCGACGACGTATATATGGCTATAGAATATATGGCAGGTTGCGAAGGCGCAAAAAAGGTGCGCAATTTCTTTATTAAAGAAATGGGGGTCAAAGAAGACGCAATACCTGAAGATGCAGGAATCACTATAAAGCCCATGAGCGAATTTAAGACTAAAAGGCACGTAAAAAAGGCTTTCAGATATGCTATAGATAACGGTAAAAAATCTATAGCCGTTGCAGGTAAGGGTAATATAATGAAAGCTACCGAAGGCGCATTTTTAAACTGGGCGTTCGAAGTAGCAAAAGAAGACGAATTTAAAGATAAAATTTCAACGGAAGCAGGTGCGACCGGAAAAATAAAATTATCCAAAGTTATTACCGACCAGATGCTTATGCAGTTGGTTTTAAATCCGAATGCATACGACGTTATTATTACGCAAAATTTAAACGGCGATTATATTTCCGACCTTGCTTCGGCGTTAGTCGGCGGACCGGGTTTCGTGCCTAGCGGTAATATCGGCGATGGCTACGCTCTTTTTGAAAGCACGCACGGCGTAGGCATGGATATCGCAGGCAAGGGGATAGCGAACCCGCTTTCTATTACTCTTTCAGGAGCTATGATGCTTGAATATATAGGTTTTAACGAAGCTGCAAAGCTTGTTTACGATGCCGTGAAAAGAACTATTTATCAGGGCAACGGCACGAGGGATATTTACACAGGTTTTGAAAAATTGGACAAAAAAGCCGTTGAACTAAGCACCGTAGAGTTTGGTCAACATATAATAAAAGAGATTTAA
- a CDS encoding OsmC family peroxiredoxin: MKLTVKQKEDFHFVGKSESGEINIDAAGYVGGKGRGIRPPELFLYSIAGCMGIHAYEALHKMGKHVEDVIVDTDSERREEKPKVFTKIMLSFTVKGKGITEEDVKKAVEEALTSSCSIAYLVNKACPITYSIKLG, encoded by the coding sequence ATGAAATTAACCGTTAAACAAAAAGAAGATTTTCATTTTGTCGGCAAGAGCGAATCCGGCGAAATTAATATAGATGCGGCAGGATACGTCGGCGGCAAGGGAAGGGGAATAAGACCTCCAGAGTTATTCTTATATTCTATTGCAGGCTGCATGGGAATACATGCATACGAAGCGCTTCATAAAATGGGCAAACATGTAGAAGACGTAATTGTCGATACCGACAGTGAAAGAAGGGAAGAAAAACCGAAGGTATTCACGAAAATAATGTTAAGCTTTACAGTAAAAGGCAAAGGAATAACCGAAGAAGACGTTAAAAAAGCCGTAGAAGAAGCTCTTACCAGTTCCTGCAGCATTGCTTATTTAGTAAACAAAGCTTGCCCTATAACCTACAGCATTAAACTTGGTTAG
- the accC gene encoding acetyl-CoA carboxylase biotin carboxylase subunit codes for MFNKILVANRGEIACRIIRASKELGIPTAAIFSDVEPTARHVKMADEAYMIGANPLDTYLNYQLIIDLAKSIGADAIHPGYGFLAENEDFAKAAEDNNINFIGPSSEVIRLMGDKARSKEIMKKAGVITVPGSDGILKSAEEALEIAEKIGYPVLLKATAGGGGRGIRLCRNAGEVKTNYENAYAEALKAFGNGELLLEKFIENPKHIEFQILGDKFGNVVHLGERDCSIQRKNQKMIEIAPSMVLTEEKRKFYGDAAVKACRDIGYYSAGTMEFVSDLSGNIYFIEMNTRVQVEHPVTESITGFDIVKEQIKIAAGNKLSIKQEDVKLKGFAIECRINAEDPKNDFRPSIGTIERYYVPGGNGIRIESAASVGFEVTPYYDSMIGKLICWGNTFEEAISRTYEALETYEIKGIKTTIPIIKKIIKKDNFKTGLFSTNYLKENPDVFEYEVQRDKEDFVAFISAALSAYHGL; via the coding sequence ATGTTTAATAAAATTTTAGTAGCGAACAGGGGCGAAATAGCCTGCAGAATAATAAGGGCGTCGAAAGAGCTCGGCATACCCACTGCGGCTATTTTTTCCGACGTAGAACCGACAGCGCGGCACGTAAAAATGGCCGACGAAGCTTATATGATAGGCGCAAACCCTCTCGATACTTATCTTAACTATCAGCTTATAATAGACCTTGCAAAATCTATAGGAGCGGACGCAATTCATCCAGGTTACGGATTTCTTGCCGAAAACGAAGATTTTGCAAAAGCCGCCGAAGACAATAATATTAATTTTATCGGACCTTCGTCGGAAGTTATAAGGCTTATGGGCGATAAAGCAAGGTCGAAAGAAATTATGAAAAAAGCCGGCGTTATTACCGTTCCTGGCAGCGACGGCATATTAAAATCTGCCGAAGAAGCACTTGAAATAGCGGAAAAAATAGGTTATCCCGTTCTTCTTAAGGCTACCGCTGGCGGAGGAGGCAGAGGAATAAGGTTATGCCGCAATGCCGGAGAAGTAAAGACCAATTATGAAAACGCTTACGCTGAAGCGCTTAAAGCATTCGGCAACGGAGAACTGCTTTTAGAAAAGTTTATCGAAAATCCGAAACATATCGAGTTCCAAATTCTCGGCGATAAATTCGGCAACGTAGTTCATCTTGGCGAAAGAGACTGTTCTATTCAGAGAAAAAATCAAAAAATGATAGAAATAGCGCCGTCTATGGTTTTAACCGAAGAAAAACGTAAATTTTACGGCGATGCCGCTGTTAAGGCATGCAGGGATATAGGCTATTACAGCGCAGGCACCATGGAATTCGTTTCCGATTTGTCGGGTAATATATATTTTATAGAAATGAACACGAGGGTTCAGGTAGAACATCCCGTTACCGAAAGCATTACCGGATTCGACATAGTTAAAGAGCAGATTAAAATCGCCGCCGGCAATAAATTATCAATAAAACAGGAAGACGTCAAGCTAAAGGGATTTGCCATAGAATGCAGAATAAATGCGGAAGACCCGAAAAACGATTTTCGTCCGAGCATCGGCACTATAGAACGCTATTACGTTCCAGGAGGCAACGGTATAAGAATAGAAAGCGCGGCATCGGTAGGCTTTGAAGTAACTCCTTATTACGATTCTATGATCGGCAAATTAATCTGCTGGGGCAATACGTTTGAAGAAGCTATAAGCAGAACTTATGAAGCATTAGAAACTTACGAAATTAAAGGCATTAAAACGACGATACCTATTATAAAAAAGATAATTAAAAAAGATAATTTTAAAACTGGACTTTTTTCCACTAATTATTTAAAAGAAAATCCGGATGTTTTTGAATATGAAGTGCAGAGAGATAAAGAAGATTTTGTAGCTTTTATTAGCGCCGCCTTGTCGGCGTATCACGGTTTATAG
- a CDS encoding pyruvate carboxylase subunit B: MKNIETMLQEGSIEIAKPKKILITDLTARDGQQCKLATRVTTDDLLPLCEKMDKAGLYAFEAWGGATYDVCLRYLKEDPWERLRRIKAVMPNTKIQMLFRGQSIVGYRPRADKVVYKFVEKALKNGITVFRVFDSLNDNRNIEVACKVIKELGGECHAEISYTKSPVHTYEKWMQYADELLEIAPDWISFKDATGIIMPLDTYNIIKGMKEKVGDKIKILFHNHDMSGTAIMNHMMAIYAGVDMLDTVLSPLAFGSSHPATESVVAALQGTPYDTGIDLKILEEAAALTGIIRKNYKKYETEYGGVNAKVLIHKIPGGMISNMTAQLKEANAIDKMEEVLKETPNVEKDLGYPPLLTPSSQIVGVQAVLNVISGERYKMITKEVRDYIEGKYGTPPGPVSKDLVEKIMGPGGKPDYSKRPSDSADVNEWDKAVKELGSLAKSDEDILLYVLFPLQAMEFLKARENGELETPEVTPGTEDMIETRAGVIENTAPVEFDVTYHGDKFNVKIEGVTPNQEEGKPRKYYVRVGGKLEEIQLFPKVEAVIGGKAGGSKTSAGGASNGKRGIEAGDVTPPMPGKVAKILVKEGDKVTKGQTVAMVEAMKMENEIHAAADGTVKAIYVKVGDNITPDDPLLNIG, encoded by the coding sequence ATGAAAAATATCGAAACTATGTTGCAAGAAGGCTCGATAGAAATCGCAAAGCCTAAAAAGATTTTAATTACCGATTTAACCGCAAGGGACGGACAGCAGTGTAAGCTGGCGACGAGGGTTACGACTGACGATTTGCTTCCTTTATGCGAAAAAATGGATAAAGCAGGACTTTACGCTTTCGAGGCATGGGGCGGAGCGACGTACGACGTCTGCCTAAGATACTTAAAAGAAGACCCGTGGGAAAGGCTCAGAAGAATTAAAGCCGTGATGCCGAATACAAAAATACAGATGCTGTTTAGAGGACAGAGCATAGTGGGCTATAGACCTAGAGCCGACAAGGTGGTTTACAAGTTTGTCGAAAAAGCCCTTAAAAACGGTATTACCGTTTTCAGGGTGTTCGACTCTTTAAACGATAACCGCAATATCGAAGTCGCATGCAAGGTTATTAAGGAACTCGGCGGAGAATGTCATGCGGAAATAAGCTATACCAAAAGCCCCGTTCATACATACGAAAAATGGATGCAATACGCAGACGAACTTTTAGAAATAGCGCCTGACTGGATTTCCTTTAAAGACGCTACCGGTATAATAATGCCGTTAGATACTTACAACATAATAAAAGGAATGAAAGAAAAAGTTGGAGACAAAATAAAAATTTTGTTTCACAATCACGATATGAGCGGAACAGCCATAATGAATCATATGATGGCGATATATGCCGGCGTGGACATGCTGGATACGGTTCTTTCTCCTCTTGCTTTCGGTTCTTCGCATCCGGCTACGGAAAGCGTAGTCGCCGCGCTTCAAGGCACGCCTTACGATACGGGCATAGATTTAAAAATCTTGGAGGAAGCAGCAGCTTTAACCGGAATTATAAGGAAAAATTATAAAAAATACGAAACTGAATACGGCGGAGTCAACGCAAAAGTTCTTATCCATAAAATACCCGGCGGTATGATTTCAAATATGACGGCTCAGTTAAAAGAGGCTAACGCTATCGATAAAATGGAAGAGGTTCTTAAAGAAACTCCGAACGTCGAAAAAGACCTTGGTTACCCCCCACTTTTAACACCTTCGTCTCAAATAGTCGGCGTTCAGGCTGTTTTAAACGTTATATCCGGCGAAAGATACAAGATGATAACGAAAGAGGTAAGAGATTATATAGAAGGCAAATACGGCACGCCTCCGGGACCGGTGTCTAAAGATCTTGTCGAAAAAATTATGGGACCAGGCGGCAAACCGGATTATTCAAAGCGTCCAAGCGACAGCGCAGACGTAAACGAATGGGATAAGGCGGTTAAAGAACTCGGTTCGCTTGCAAAATCCGACGAGGATATTCTTCTTTACGTCTTGTTCCCGCTTCAGGCTATGGAATTTTTGAAAGCAAGGGAAAACGGAGAGTTAGAAACGCCGGAAGTGACGCCGGGTACCGAAGACATGATAGAAACCCGCGCAGGAGTTATCGAAAATACGGCGCCGGTGGAGTTTGACGTTACATATCACGGCGATAAATTTAACGTAAAAATTGAAGGCGTAACTCCAAATCAGGAAGAAGGCAAACCCAGAAAATATTATGTAAGGGTAGGCGGTAAATTAGAAGAAATACAGCTTTTTCCCAAAGTAGAAGCGGTAATCGGCGGAAAAGCCGGCGGTTCTAAGACCTCCGCGGGAGGCGCATCTAACGGTAAAAGAGGTATCGAAGCAGGAGACGTTACTCCTCCTATGCCGGGCAAAGTTGCTAAGATATTAGTAAAAGAGGGAGATAAAGTAACGAAAGGACAGACCGTCGCTATGGTCGAAGCCATGAAAATGGAAAATGAAATACACGCCGCGGCAGATGGTACGGTTAAAGCGATTTACGTTAAAGTAGGCGATAATATTACGCCGGACGATCCGCTGTTAAATATAGGATAA
- a CDS encoding succinate--CoA ligase subunit beta, which translates to MKLYEYETYDTIFKKYGVPTPKYLVVQHPGQNVTDFVEQYGDVVIKSQVLVGKRGKAGAVKFAKNGDEANEHVQALMEAEVYGEKPVSVILQEKASIIKELYVSFTYSSKPRRPVFVVSLEGGMDVEEQDPSKIFTFEINPLEGLFPYKVREYLIEIGLEDKPVLRQMSEVIANMYKGFWNSEARLLEVNPLIIAGDKANPDKQKVFAIDAVTMIDDDARIAPSKIYTARGAMGRPLTEREKAAHLIDRDDHRGKAGSYVELDGNIGMMTFGGGGSTITAETVFALGMKPANLTDIGGNPPAEKMNKISKIILSKPGLKAVLVCGGTASNTRIDVTIGEGLVSAIEEMKKEGTFPEGLIWMVRRSGPEYQKGLKMLYECFQKNNIEGVIYDSELPLTEAPEKLYEILKSKNLI; encoded by the coding sequence ATGAAGCTTTACGAATACGAAACTTATGATACCATATTTAAAAAGTACGGCGTACCTACGCCTAAATATTTAGTAGTTCAGCATCCCGGTCAGAATGTAACCGATTTTGTAGAGCAGTACGGCGATGTAGTCATTAAATCGCAGGTTCTGGTAGGCAAAAGAGGCAAAGCCGGCGCAGTAAAATTTGCAAAAAACGGCGACGAAGCAAACGAACATGTTCAGGCTTTAATGGAAGCCGAAGTTTACGGCGAAAAACCGGTAAGCGTAATCCTTCAGGAAAAAGCCTCTATAATTAAGGAATTATATGTAAGTTTTACATATTCTTCAAAACCGAGGCGTCCAGTATTCGTAGTTTCCCTTGAAGGCGGAATGGACGTCGAAGAGCAGGACCCTTCTAAAATATTTACTTTTGAAATAAATCCGCTCGAAGGGCTGTTTCCTTATAAAGTAAGGGAATATCTTATTGAAATAGGACTTGAGGACAAGCCTGTATTGAGGCAAATGTCCGAAGTCATAGCCAATATGTATAAAGGATTCTGGAATTCGGAAGCAAGACTGCTTGAGGTTAATCCTTTAATAATAGCTGGAGACAAGGCAAATCCCGATAAGCAGAAAGTTTTTGCCATCGATGCCGTAACCATGATAGACGACGATGCCAGAATAGCGCCTTCAAAAATATATACGGCAAGAGGCGCTATGGGAAGGCCTCTGACGGAAAGAGAGAAAGCGGCGCATTTGATAGACAGGGACGACCACAGGGGAAAAGCAGGTTCATATGTAGAATTAGACGGCAATATAGGAATGATGACTTTTGGAGGCGGCGGCTCTACCATTACGGCCGAAACAGTTTTTGCGCTTGGAATGAAGCCTGCTAATTTGACGGATATAGGCGGAAATCCTCCCGCAGAAAAAATGAATAAAATTTCAAAAATAATACTTTCTAAGCCGGGTTTAAAAGCCGTTCTAGTATGCGGAGGCACGGCAAGTAATACAAGAATAGACGTAACGATAGGCGAAGGATTGGTATCGGCAATAGAAGAAATGAAGAAAGAAGGGACATTTCCGGAAGGTTTGATTTGGATGGTAAGAAGAAGCGGGCCTGAATATCAGAAAGGTTTAAAAATGCTTTACGAATGTTTCCAGAAAAATAACATCGAAGGCGTAATATACGATTCGGAACTTCCGCTGACCGAAGCGCCGGAAAAATTATATGAAATTTTAAAATCTAAAAATTTAATATAA
- a CDS encoding succinyl-CoA synthetase subunit alpha has protein sequence MKGTKFLNDGTGVIVIGITGREASQVVIESEKLFPGIVKCGVTPGKGGTVLTDDCPVPVFDTVKEALKAKDLKNSVNTGLVYVPPTSVLDAVYELIDNGIKLIYIITEHVPIRDSIIIYEFAKEKGVTIVGGTSLGCYVPSVGRIGAIGGKDPSIAFKDGSIVVLSKSGGLTVTTSEMFKRRGFGIYMALAVGGDVIACTTFADVLPELEKDKNVQACVIMGEPGGVYEEQVAELVDKGGYTKPLAVFVAGVFQEMMPEGVSFGHAGAIVERGMGKATNKMKLLEEVGKKTGTIKVAKFYHELVNSIISLGVKRDFEDGSSDDVKPLYSTLK, from the coding sequence ATGAAAGGCACTAAATTTTTAAACGACGGAACAGGAGTTATAGTAATAGGTATTACCGGAAGAGAGGCTTCTCAAGTCGTTATCGAATCGGAAAAATTATTCCCCGGCATAGTAAAATGCGGAGTAACGCCGGGTAAAGGCGGTACCGTGCTTACGGACGACTGTCCTGTACCCGTTTTCGATACCGTAAAAGAAGCTCTTAAAGCTAAAGATTTAAAAAATTCGGTTAATACCGGACTTGTTTACGTTCCGCCGACGTCCGTTTTGGATGCCGTCTATGAACTTATAGACAACGGCATTAAACTTATATATATAATTACCGAACATGTGCCCATCAGGGATTCTATAATAATATACGAATTTGCCAAAGAAAAAGGCGTTACTATAGTAGGAGGAACTTCACTGGGCTGTTACGTTCCTTCGGTAGGCAGGATAGGGGCGATAGGCGGAAAAGACCCGAGCATCGCATTCAAGGACGGCTCTATTGTCGTACTTTCAAAAAGCGGCGGACTTACCGTTACGACCTCCGAGATGTTTAAAAGAAGAGGCTTCGGAATTTATATGGCGCTTGCCGTAGGCGGAGACGTTATTGCCTGTACTACTTTTGCGGATGTCCTGCCGGAACTGGAAAAAGACAAAAACGTCCAGGCATGCGTTATAATGGGCGAACCCGGCGGCGTTTATGAGGAGCAGGTCGCCGAACTCGTGGATAAAGGCGGATATACTAAGCCGTTGGCGGTATTCGTAGCAGGCGTTTTTCAGGAGATGATGCCGGAAGGCGTATCTTTCGGTCATGCGGGAGCTATAGTAGAAAGAGGTATGGGAAAAGCTACCAACAAGATGAAACTGCTTGAAGAAGTCGGCAAAAAAACCGGAACAATCAAGGTCGCCAAATTTTATCACGAATTAGTCAACTCGATTATTTCCCTGGGAGTAAAAAGAGATTTTGAAGACGGTTCTTCCGACGACGTAAAACCGCTTTACAGCACTTTAAAATAA
- a CDS encoding citryl-CoA lyase, with protein MSETVSQKEWRTAITSNQDGKILIRGYNLDSLIGNKSYAEVCFLLLKGELPNQNEAKMLDAIFVSCIDAGIAAPSSVAARTVFSGGNSLNAAVAAGVLTLGDAHGGAIEKAAKMFQDYLKGKDGLKESEIKEMAANIVDDALKNKKRLAGYGHKLHTVDPRTKRLLEVAKDLNFGGDFIKLAVYIADEFKIKKPEQKLPLNVDGCIAAIISDMGFDYRLGKGFFIIARSAGLVGQVFEEWMREKPFRRLAANLHEYDGVPERKL; from the coding sequence ATGTCCGAAACCGTTTCTCAAAAAGAGTGGAGAACCGCAATTACGTCCAATCAGGACGGCAAAATTCTTATAAGGGGTTACAATCTCGACAGCCTGATAGGGAATAAATCTTATGCGGAAGTCTGTTTTCTGCTTTTAAAAGGCGAACTTCCAAATCAAAACGAAGCTAAAATGCTTGACGCAATTTTCGTTTCCTGCATAGATGCCGGCATAGCCGCTCCATCGTCAGTTGCCGCAAGGACCGTATTTTCGGGAGGGAATTCGCTTAATGCCGCCGTGGCGGCCGGAGTATTGACTCTCGGCGATGCGCACGGAGGAGCAATAGAAAAAGCCGCTAAAATGTTTCAGGACTATTTAAAAGGCAAGGACGGACTTAAAGAATCCGAAATAAAAGAAATGGCGGCAAACATAGTCGACGATGCGCTCAAAAATAAAAAGAGACTAGCAGGTTACGGGCATAAGCTTCATACCGTCGACCCCAGGACGAAAAGACTTTTAGAGGTAGCCAAAGATTTAAATTTCGGGGGCGATTTTATTAAGTTAGCCGTTTATATAGCCGACGAATTTAAAATTAAAAAACCGGAGCAGAAGCTTCCTCTTAACGTCGACGGCTGTATCGCCGCAATAATTTCCGATATGGGTTTCGATTACAGGCTCGGCAAAGGCTTTTTTATTATCGCCCGTTCCGCCGGACTCGTCGGACAGGTTTTCGAGGAATGGATGAGGGAAAAACCCTTCAGGAGATTAGCCGCAAACCTCCACGAATACGACGGAGTGCCGGAACGCAAGCTATAA
- the glpX gene encoding class II fructose-bisphosphatase translates to MDDKALTIEFVRVTEHAAISVARFIGRGDEKAADRAAVESMRDSLNYIDIDGTIVIGEGERDEAPMLYIGEKVGNGKGQKVDIAVDPLEGTTLAATSAPNAIAVMAIGDHGNFLHAPDTYMQKIAVGPKAKGAIDINLSSTENLHRIADVMNRYVEDLTVIILNRERHKELIEEVRKAGARIRLIQDGDVAGAIATAKEDSGIDVLMGIGGAPEGVLGAAALRCVGGDMQGRLAFRNEDEKERALKMGIKDLNKVYGIQELAAGDVIFVATGVTNGDYLNGVEFFHGGAKTHSVVMRSKTGTIRYIEANHYFNYKEIK, encoded by the coding sequence ATGGACGATAAAGCGTTGACTATAGAATTTGTCAGGGTTACGGAGCATGCCGCAATATCTGTTGCAAGGTTTATAGGAAGGGGCGACGAAAAAGCGGCCGATAGGGCGGCCGTCGAATCCATGAGGGACTCCCTTAATTACATAGATATAGACGGCACTATCGTTATAGGCGAAGGCGAAAGGGACGAAGCTCCGATGCTTTATATAGGGGAAAAAGTCGGCAACGGTAAAGGACAGAAGGTCGATATAGCCGTCGATCCTTTAGAAGGAACTACCTTAGCGGCTACAAGCGCGCCTAACGCTATTGCGGTTATGGCTATAGGCGACCACGGAAACTTTCTTCACGCTCCGGATACTTACATGCAGAAAATAGCCGTCGGTCCTAAAGCAAAAGGTGCAATAGACATTAATCTTTCGTCTACCGAAAATCTTCACAGGATAGCGGATGTTATGAACAGGTATGTCGAAGACCTTACCGTCATAATCCTTAACCGCGAAAGACATAAAGAATTAATAGAAGAAGTCAGAAAAGCGGGAGCAAGAATTCGTCTTATCCAGGACGGCGACGTTGCCGGAGCTATAGCTACCGCTAAAGAAGACTCCGGAATAGACGTTCTTATGGGCATCGGAGGCGCACCCGAAGGAGTTCTCGGCGCTGCGGCATTACGATGCGTCGGAGGCGATATGCAGGGCAGGCTTGCTTTCAGGAATGAAGACGAAAAAGAGCGCGCGCTTAAAATGGGTATAAAAGATTTAAATAAAGTTTACGGCATACAGGAACTTGCGGCAGGAGACGTGATATTCGTAGCAACAGGCGTGACTAACGGCGATTATTTGAACGGAGTGGAATTTTTTCACGGAGGCGCGAAAACGCATTCCGTAGTCATGAGGTCTAAAACCGGAACTATAAGATATATAGAAGCTAATCACTATTTTAATTACAAAGAAATAAAATAA
- a CDS encoding NAD-dependent epimerase/dehydratase family protein, which produces MKVFITGGTGFVGSVVSEKIKSSGAFVTLLERNKNKIPSLKEQGYEVFEGTLEDKAAVNGFLSANKFDAVINLIGIIRSLPGFSFQKVHVDYVNTLLDLAKENGIGRFIHMSALGASENSDSEYFSTKYEGESLVKNSGLKWTVFRPSLIFGNNAGFFDDIIDLIKTRAFVPIIGTGENKFAPIDVFSIAEAYNNSLYNEKTVNEVFRLCGPDIYKFEEIIDLIMEISPPKKLKIHTPSFIAEKSLGFIEKLSASLSKNAPVTSDQIRMLKHDNICETDDESQKNDEILGLKRTHLKEWLEVYLS; this is translated from the coding sequence ATGAAAGTTTTTATTACCGGCGGTACAGGTTTCGTAGGTTCGGTCGTATCCGAAAAAATTAAATCGTCCGGCGCTTTCGTCACGCTTTTAGAGCGCAATAAAAATAAGATTCCCAGTTTAAAGGAACAGGGATACGAAGTTTTTGAAGGGACGCTCGAAGATAAAGCCGCAGTCAACGGCTTTTTATCCGCAAATAAATTTGACGCCGTAATAAATCTTATAGGCATAATTAGAAGCTTACCCGGTTTTTCCTTTCAAAAAGTTCACGTAGATTATGTAAATACCTTATTGGACTTGGCGAAGGAAAACGGCATAGGCAGGTTTATACATATGAGCGCTCTAGGCGCATCCGAAAATAGCGATTCGGAGTACTTTTCGACAAAGTACGAAGGCGAATCGCTCGTCAAAAATTCCGGTTTAAAATGGACGGTTTTCCGTCCTTCTTTGATATTCGGAAACAACGCCGGTTTTTTCGACGATATAATCGACTTGATAAAAACAAGAGCATTTGTTCCGATAATAGGAACCGGCGAAAATAAATTTGCGCCGATAGACGTCTTTTCCATAGCTGAAGCGTATAATAATTCTTTATATAACGAAAAAACAGTAAACGAAGTTTTCCGCTTATGCGGTCCCGATATTTACAAATTCGAGGAAATTATAGACTTAATTATGGAAATTTCCCCGCCAAAAAAACTAAAAATTCATACTCCTTCGTTCATTGCGGAAAAATCTCTCGGCTTTATCGAAAAATTATCCGCGTCTTTATCCAAAAACGCCCCCGTAACTTCCGACCAGATTAGAATGCTGAAGCACGACAATATCTGCGAAACAGACGATGAATCGCAAAAAAACGACGAAATATTAGGATTAAAAAGGACGCACTTAAAGGAATGGTTGGAAGTATATCTTTCTTAG
- the mraZ gene encoding division/cell wall cluster transcriptional repressor MraZ: protein MFSGRYNHAIDDKGRIKVPQKIKEALASVYNDTSVVITNLDKCLVAYPLEEWRKLEEKALKLPSMQKDVLEFLRYFFSGAEEVELDKMDRIHIPQSLKLSGNLNKEAVIVGIINRFEIWDRDLWDANFQGAKSNFESIAATMAQIGF, encoded by the coding sequence ATGTTTAGCGGCAGATATAACCATGCGATAGACGATAAGGGCAGAATAAAGGTGCCTCAAAAGATAAAAGAGGCGTTAGCGTCGGTTTATAACGATACGTCCGTGGTAATTACCAATCTCGATAAATGCCTTGTCGCATACCCGCTTGAGGAATGGCGCAAGTTAGAGGAAAAGGCGCTTAAACTTCCGTCTATGCAAAAAGACGTGCTGGAATTTTTAAGGTATTTTTTCTCTGGAGCGGAGGAAGTAGAACTCGATAAAATGGACAGGATACACATTCCGCAATCGCTTAAATTAAGCGGAAATTTAAATAAAGAAGCGGTTATCGTAGGGATAATAAACAGATTTGAAATATGGGACAGAGATTTATGGGATGCTAATTTTCAAGGTGCGAAGTCAAATTTTGAGTCTATTGCCGCTACTATGGCACAGATAGGATTCTAA